A single genomic interval of Halichondria panicea chromosome 2, odHalPani1.1, whole genome shotgun sequence harbors:
- the LOC135331889 gene encoding uncharacterized protein LOC135331889, which translates to MVGSRSILLISSIFLLSLSSHATATSITSMRTISDAHITKVVLSCPINEPNGVTLYYRRVGANRERVIANTTKSSSRVLLNFDLTPDIEGYYYCEVDNIRSDNEVELVAYPTINPEIRARTIYSTPTGDHAIIHCPYKPGVLLDNYSVSWFRGLSQVNTLAPAFSRYSILNNFSLVINNTVPDDAKAYACNIAVNISGDVVKKYGLSVSLEVTDPIRITEYITDVAILPGQDAVFTCTAVGVPQPRIKWLIGSKEVTEDGNVIISSTLNSITVQSILRRTAVTETETGPVSCVAYHSFSGDLFLATSTSNLVILTNNFPVTLTSETNGNVRIRAPLPAVIPGVFSLIVKFIFNTAVVQQREIIHPSFKNTNFIDISIPEDQLPQFRQFGVSIALKFDDIVGKLTPETEKITLPNELPSSITGSDCECPQFPEDSKNSPESTITQVLLGIFLVAVIGLFIVGSVLLGLCVHYMRKKQPLRSLTASPYFHESGSVKGDTLTRSISRSSYNSDTSSSSGRSSRSHNSERSDKSIHSSRSGSSRRSSRSGNSRGTWSQEDLESVREVYAETDSLKHKELAQWGDDHQQEPHSSPVTPDPIKNPYEEIQFQPPTSREEVFHTSLPHATNPIQFTIKYEKKNLRHSGSSFEDLELDNSPHFQPPFQTK; encoded by the exons ATGGTGGGCTCAAGATCAATACTCCTCATCTCATCCATCTTTCTACTTTCATTATCCTCTCATGCTACAGCCACGTCCATAACATCAATGAGGACAATCTCTGATGCTCATATTACCAAAGTTGTCCTCTCGTGTCCCATTAATGAGCCTAACGGTGTCACCCTGTACTATCGTAGAGTTGGGGCTAACAGAGAGCGTGTGATAGCTAACACAACTAAATCTTCTAGCCGTGTCCTGCTGAACTTTGATTTGACGCCTGACATTGAGGGCTACTATTATTGTGAAGTGGACAATATACGATCCGATAATGAAGTGGAACTAGTTG CATATCCGACCATCAATCCTGAAATTCGTGCTCGAACAATTTATTCCACTCCAACTGGTGATCATGCCATCATTCACTGTCCTTACAAGCCTGGTGTGCTGCTAGACAACTATTCAGTCAGCTGGTTCAGAGGTCTTAGTCAGGTCAACACTTTGGCCCCAGCGTTTAGTCGTTACAGTATTTTGAATAACTTTTCACTGGTCATCAACAACACAGTACCTGATGATGCTAAAGCATATGCTTGCAACATAGCCGTGAACATCAGCGGGGATGTCGTGAAGAAATATGGACTATCAGTGTCATTAGAAGTTACTG ACCCAATCAGAATCACCGAGTACATTACTGACGTAGCTATTCTACCGGGGCAAGATGCAGTGTTTACATGCACAGCAGTAGGTGTACCTCAACCCCGCATCAAGTGGCTGATTGGGAGCAAAGAGGTGACAGAGGATGGTAACGTCATCATCTCCTCCACCCTCAACTCCATCACAGTGCAGAGCATTCTCAGACGGACAGCAGTAACAGAGACTGAGACAGGACCTGTGTCTTGTGTGGCTTATCATTCTTTCAGTGGAGATCTGTTTTTGGCCACTAGTACATCCAACCTTGTCATACTAA ctaataACTTCCCTGTGACACTAACATCTGAGACCAACGGCAATGTCCGCATTCGAGCCCCCCTGCCCGCTGTCATCCCTGGAGTGTTCTCACTAATAGTCAAGTTCATATTCAACACTGCCGTCGTTCAACAGAGGGAAATAATCCATCCTTCATTCAAAAACACAAATTTTATTGATATTTCAATACCAGAAGACCAGCTACCGCAGTTTAGGCAATTTGGGGTCAGTATTGCTCTCAAGTTTGATGATATTGTGGGGAAACTGACTCCTGAGACTGAGAAAATAA cactacCCAATGAGCTTCCTTCTAGCATTACAGGCAGTGACTGTGAGTGTCCACAGTTTCCTGAAGATTCGAAAAACTCTCCTGAGAGCACGATCACTCAGGTCCTTTTGGGCATTTTTTTGGTGGCGGTTATAGGCCTGTTCATAGTAGGGAGTGTTCTACTGGGACTGTGCGTCCACTACATGCGCAAGAAACAGCCGCTTCGTTCATTGACTGCTAGCCCTTACTTCCATGAAAGTGGGAGCGTTAAGGGAGATACGTTGACCAGGAGTATAAGTAGATCCAGCTACAACAGTGACACCAGCAGCAGTAGTGGGCGGAGTAGCAGGAGTCACAACAGTGAGCGGAGCGACAAGTCCATCCACTCAAG TCGCAGTGGTAGCAGTCGTAGGAGCAGTCGTAGTGGGAACAGTCGTGGGACGTGGAGTCAAGAAGATTTGGAAAGTGTAAGAGAGGTCTACGCTGAGACTGACTCTCTCAAACACAAGGAGCTGGCTCAATGGGGTGACGACCATCAACAGGAACCTCACTCTTCCCCTGTGACTCCAG ACCCTATCAAAAACCCATACGAGGAGATTCAATTTCAACCACCTACCAGCAGGGAGGAGGTGTTCCACACTAGCTTGCCTCACGCCACCAACCCTATCCAATTCACCATCAAGTATGAAAAAAAGAATCTGAGACATAGTGGCTCGTCGTTTGAAGATTTGGAGCTGGATAATAGCCCACATTTTCAACCTCC
- the LOC135331874 gene encoding uncharacterized protein LOC135331874, whose protein sequence is MISVIANTTMKPRTNFSTLFCLILVSIIFAQDITQSQNREGNEITFNCESIGNEITIGVVSLRADGSSETSMDMDRNSHTKTFTVTPSDEKAAYCEVGGVSTDLVYFGAIPILEPTITTFLAIVGHEIMLLCPYERGTASDHIQPYHHIWVNTDNSNFAIETEFNRTLNASVLKQSPDVSTYTCALRMQECSVCQSVVDYPSLIRPQFKLTKVVVLSIDVPPANQFVSADSSVTFECAANGTSIEIKWTYNGDIYTADDENVTTSHVDSAYVRSILKISSPSNGSVICIVRQSFDGTISSLNNDDFNNTLQEQIMNSTAELIVTQLVTPLTTSSPTTMPTTTAPAVPTDSPPLIIAFVCLGIAALIAVTVTVTVVVALTCHYHYKYKRNSTLGRFLSRAVSRPSNRSNRANPGADLPSNGDGIVSSSAFQPASDYHDSTHTDNQHQEQIYNASQFSKSSGGSYSGLSGVSNQELGAAHKMPNYCATEVSGGSFNAQSSITNDGLLAPPHAIGTSRSQRSSNVSDGSNQSQSKAAAKPRLTQEVLSQHMQKATSIQSVYGPQSYGGYRSYQLQNNLPQHHSDNGFFSHQRQYTHDHMNPPLNLLPTHSPAGATVDTNSPYVLTNAPFPHCQTLQNEPAPFPSEHTNDEKRISEETIETVLKSLMHNKHCRIPKCQCYKIQELYKDATGKQGPKKQHSSSSESSDTVFDKRKNLYLPLSPKNMSEVKEFLPQASRDDPMLHPHYHRGKKTRVRSSNPRPPLERRRSKSVDLSPLGECSESSTKTPKVGGSLIAGTPVCGTHTLEDAIRMSDQNTFKFSGGKNMQLSSFQPAPFSKDSQADCYDQGSMSADDLPTLCLNDCPFVSTPREETKHLKPPPVKRLSSGKPVLSPIGEKSKEVDTDESDTSSRSDSPPELTKTCSSDHDADSARGGSVSDSIMSHGRLIHWETSHGPTREISQGYHSETLSSEASVRNSYKLKQKTHRNLSSKCGSDHSQRSTSPAYETVVTVSDDGNRVHTTEC, encoded by the exons ATGATCAGTGTCATTGCTAATACTACTATGAAACCTAGAACAAACTTCTCAACACTATTTTGTTTGATACTCGTCAGCATAATTTTTGCTCAAGACATCACTCAGAGTCAGAATAGAGAAGGCAATGAGATTACGTTCAACTGTGAGTCCATTGGAAACGAGATTACGATTGGAGTAGTCAGTCTCCGTGCCGATGGTTCATCCGAAACATCTATGGATATGGATAGAAACTCACACACAAAGACATTCACCGTAACTCCATCAGATGAGAAGGCTGCTTATTGTGAAGTTGGTGGTGTGTCCACAGATTTGGTATATTTTGGAG CAATACCGATTCTGGAACCAACAATAACGACATTTCTTGCAATTGTCGGACACGAAATTATGCTACTATGTCCTTACGAACGAGGCACAGCAAGTGATCACATTCAGCCTTACCATCATATCTGGGTTAATACAGACAATTCCAACTTTGCAATCGAAACAGAGTTTAATCGAACACTGAATGCTTCTGTTTTAAAGCAGTCACCTGATGTTTCTACTTATACCTGTGCTCTGAGGATGCAGGAATGCAGTGTATGTCAATCAGTGGTCGATTATCCTTCTTTGATTAGGCCACAATTTAAACTTACTAAAGTTG tggtACTTTCAATTGATGTTCCTCCTGCTAACCAATTTGTGTCCGCTGATTCTTCTGTCACCTTTGAATGTGCTGCCAATGGGACGAGTATAGAGATTAAATGGACATATAATGGAGATATCTACACTGCTGACGATGAAAATGTCACCACCTCTCACGTGGATTCGGCTTATGTTCGGAGCATATTAAAAATATCGTCCCCTAGCAATGGAAGTGTTATTTGTATTGTTCGTCAATCATTCGATGGTACCATTTCATCACTGAATAATGACGACTTTAACAACACTTTACAAGAACAGATCATGAATTCAACTGCAGAACTTATAGTAACACAACTAGTAACACCACTAACAACATCGTCTCCCACAACTATGCCTACTACCACTGCACCAGCAG TACCAACTGATAGCCCTCCATTGATAATTGCTTTTGTTTGTCTCGGTATTGCTGCTCTTATTGCCGTAACTGTTACTGTGACGGTTGTTGTTGCTTTAACCTGTCACTACCACTACAAATATAAGAGAAATAGTACACTTGGAAGATTCTTGTCTCGTGCTGTCTCTCGACCTTCTAATAGATCTAATAGAGCCAACCCTGGAGCTGATTTGCCTTCAAATGGTGATGGAATAGTCTCGAGCTCAGCGTTTCAACCAGCAAGTGATTACCACGATTCCACACATACTGATAATCAGCACCAAGAACAGATTTACAATGCCTCACAGTTTTCAAAATCCTCGGGTGGCTCTTACTCAGGTCTTTCTGGGGTCTCAAACCAAGAGCTTGGTGCTGCTCACAAAATGCCGAATTATTGTGCAACAGAGGTAAGTGGTGGCTCCTTCAACGCTCAAAGCTCTATCACAAATGATGGCCTTCTAGCTCCCCCACATGCAATTGGCACCAGTCGCTCGCAACGATCATCCAATGTATCCGACGGCTCAAACCAGTCTCAATCTAAGGCAGCTGCAAAACCTCGACTTACACAAGAAGTTTTAAGTCAGCATATGCAAAAAGCCACCTCAATCCAAAGTGTTTATGGTCCTCAGTCATATGGTGGATACCGGAGCTATCAGCTTCAAAATAATTTACCACAACATCACAGTGATAATGGCTTCTTTTCACATCAACGTCAATATACTCATGACCACATGAATCCTCCTCTTAATCTTTTGCCAACTCACTCTCCCGCTGGTGCTACTGTGGACACCAATTCCCCTTATGTCTTGACAAATGCCCCTTTCCCACATTGTCAAACTCTGCAAAATGAGCCAGCACCATTTCCCAGTGAGCATACGAATGATGAAAAGAGAATCTCCGAAGAAACAATTGAAACAGTTTTGAAATCTTTGATGCACAACAAACATTGCCGTATTCCTAAATGTCAATGCTATAAGATTCAGGAGCTATACAAAGATGCAACTGGCAAACAGGGGCCGAAAAAACAACATAGTAGTAGTTCTGAATCATCCGATACTGTATTTGACAAGCGGAAAAATCTTTACCTTCCACTGTCTCCGAAGAATATGTCCGAAGTGAAGGAGTTTCTGCCTCAAGCCAGTCGAGATGATCCCATGTTACACCCTCACTATCATCGTGGAAAAAAGACACGCGTACGAAGCTCCAACCCGAGGCCCCCGCTTGAACGTAGGCGATCCAAGTCTGTTGATTTGTCACCTCTTGGAGAATGTTCAGAATCTTCTACGAAAACACCAAAAGTTGGTGGCAGTTTGATAGCAGGTACCCCTGTATGTGGTACACATACGCTCGAGGATGCAATAAGAATGTCTGATCAAAATACTTTTAAATTTAGTGGTGGGAAAAATATGCAACTTTCGTCTTTTCAACCTGCTCCTTTTTCAAAAGACTCTCAAGCTGATTGCTATGACCAAGGCTCCATGTCTGCTGACGATCTCCCAACCCTCTGTCTGAATGACTGTCCCTTTGTGAGTACTCCAAGGGAAGAAACCAAGCATCTCAAACCTCCTCCTGTGAAGCGATTGTCTTCTGGGAAGCCTGTCCTGTCTCCCATTGGTGAAAAAAGCAAGGAAGTAGATACTGATGAGAGTGATACATCCTCACGCTCCGACTCTCCCCCTGAGCTAACCAAGACATGTTCTTCTGACCATGATGCTGATAGCGCTCGCGGTGGCAGTGTGAGTGACTCCATAATGTCTCACGGTCGACTTATACATTGGGAGACTAGCCATGGGCCCACTAGAGAAATCTCTCAAGGTTATCATAGTGAGACTTTGTCATCTGAAGCTAGTGTTCGCAACTCATATAAACTAAAACAAAAAACACACCGAAATCTGTCAAGCAAGTGTGGGTCTGATCATTCTCAACGCTCAACCTCTCCTGCATACGAGACTGTTGTGACTGTCTCAGACGATGGTAATAGGGTACATACAACAGAATGTTAA